Part of the Gemmatimonadota bacterium genome, CTATTTCGTCTATGATTCCGTCGTCGTCAATCTGGTCTTCGTCTGTGTTCAGTACTGCGATTACTGCTTTGGTGGTTAAGAAGGGATAGCTGGATGTCAGTTTTACTTCCTCTGAGGTTAGTGCAAACTGGCGCAGGGGGTTTCCGTCTTCCAGATGCGCCTGCATGCGCGTCATTAGGTCCTTTTCTTGCTCTATTCGCAATCTGTCTTTTGTGTGCCGGTCTTGTGCTATTCGCTCCAGTCGCTTTTCTATAAAGATCAGGTCGGCGAGTAATAGTTCTTCCCAAAAAGTCCGTATGTCGCGTTTGGCATCTATGTCGCCCGCTATGTGAAAGACGGTGTCGTTTTCAAATACCCGGGCGAGGAAGCAGATGACATCTACTCGCTCCAGGTCTTGCAAAACAGGTATGTTGCGTTCGGTCTGTGTGTCCAGGTCGGGCAATAGTACAAATGCTATTTCTGCAGGTACTTCGCGTGCGGGTTTGTACATTTCTACGAGCCGATCAAACCGCTCATCCCGCACTTTTGCCTGTCCCATTTCACCTGTGTGTCCGGTTAGCAAGCGGAATAGCGTTTTTTTACCGACCTGCGGCAATCCAATTAGCCCGAGTCTCATGGCGGTAATATTCCTTACC contains:
- a CDS encoding DUF933 domain-containing protein, whose product is MRLGLIGLPQVGKKTLFRLLTGHTGEMGQAKVRDERFDRLVEMYKPAREVPAEIAFVLLPDLDTQTERNIPVLQDLERVDVICFLARVFENDTVFHIAGDIDAKRDIRTFWEELLLADLIFIEKRLERIAQDRHTKDRLRIEQEKDLMTRMQAHLEDGNPLRQFALTSEEVKLTSSYPFLTTKAVIAVLNTDEDQIDDDGIIDEIAADFADCGFEWIAISAQIEEEISLLDDETREEFLADLGIEQPALDRLTLLCYKTLGLISFFTVVNDEVHAWTIPRGSLAPQAGGAVHGDIERGFIRAEVIRYEDLIALGDEQKVKAAGKLMVKGKDAEIFDGDVIHFLFKV